The region GCGCTTGCATCTCGCCGTACAATAACCCTAACTATCGTCCATCAGAAGGCCCGCACCCCGAATGCCCTCGAATTCGTTCAACACCCGGTACTCCCGCATCCACAACATGCGGTCTCTTTTCAGCTTGTTTTCCAGTGACTTAGCGATTGATCTGGGGACCGCCAATACCCTCGTCTTTGCCCGCAGCAAGGGCATCATCGTCAACGAGCCCTCCATCATCGCCGTCAACAAGGTGACGAACGAGGTCGAGGCCGTCGGTAAAGAAGCCAAGGAGATGCTCGGCCGCACGCCGGGTAACATCGTTGCCATCAAGCCGATGAAGGACGGCGTCATCGCCGACTTCCGGCATACCGAGAAGATGCTGAACTACTTCATCCAGAAGGCGCATAACCGCAAGATGATGGTTCATCCCCGCATCGTCATCGGCGTTCCTTCCGAGATTACGCAGGTGGAAAAGCGCGCCGTCATGGATTCGGCCTACCGCGCCAAGGCATCGGAGGTGCACCTGGTCGAGCAGGCGATGGTCGCCGCCATCGGGGCCGGTCTGCCAATCACCGAGGCGGGCGGAAACATGGTGGTTGATATCGGCGGTGGAACGACTGACATTGCCGTCATCTCGCTGGCCGGCATCGTCTACTCGCGCTCCGTCCGCATGGCCGGCAACCAGATGGACGAGGCCGTCATCACCTACCTGAAGCGTAAGTACAACCTGCTGATCGGCGAGCGCACCGGCGAACAGATCAAGATGCAGCTTGGATCGGCCTTTCCGCTGGACAAGCCGCTCTCCATGGAGGTCAAGGGACGCAACCTGATCGAAGGCGTGCCAAAGACCATCACTATCGACGACTCTGAGATTCGCGAGGCGCTATCAGAGTGCATCTCGACGATCATCAATGCCATCCGCGTGGCCCTGGAGCGGACCCCGCCGGAGCTTTCGGCCGACATCTCCGACCGTGGCATCGTGCTGACCGGCGGCGGCGCCCTGATCAAGAATCTCGACAAACGCATCCGCGAAGAGACGGGGCTGCCAGTCTCGATCGCAGACGATCCTCTCGCCTCGGTCGTACTTGGGACAGGCAAGATGCT is a window of Edaphobacter sp. 12200R-103 DNA encoding:
- a CDS encoding rod shape-determining protein; this encodes MPSNSFNTRYSRIHNMRSLFSLFSSDLAIDLGTANTLVFARSKGIIVNEPSIIAVNKVTNEVEAVGKEAKEMLGRTPGNIVAIKPMKDGVIADFRHTEKMLNYFIQKAHNRKMMVHPRIVIGVPSEITQVEKRAVMDSAYRAKASEVHLVEQAMVAAIGAGLPITEAGGNMVVDIGGGTTDIAVISLAGIVYSRSVRMAGNQMDEAVITYLKRKYNLLIGERTGEQIKMQLGSAFPLDKPLSMEVKGRNLIEGVPKTITIDDSEIREALSECISTIINAIRVALERTPPELSADISDRGIVLTGGGALIKNLDKRIREETGLPVSIADDPLASVVLGTGKMLSDFNLLRKISID